The following proteins are co-located in the Streptomyces sp. NBC_00435 genome:
- a CDS encoding LysR family transcriptional regulator, translating to MSRNEEDMAVTHALAPRLAYFAAVARHEHVTRAAQELGVPQSTLSRAMVRLEQDLGVTLFARKGRTVALTTAGRTFLASAERSLAEIARAAGSVQRDADPSFGKVAFGFLHTLGSETVPGLIRAFRADHPGVRFSLVQNYGEAMLEKLRAGELDLCLTSPVPDAPDLVARRLDEQRLRLVVPDDHRLAGRKRIRLAEAAEETFVTLEPGYGLRRITDDLCAEAGFTPRVAFEGEEAETLRGLVAAGLGVALLPPPAVARPGVVELTVTAPRAVREIGVAWLDGHPDTPPVAEFKRFLLSRRGRLIPELQPGS from the coding sequence ATGAGCCGTAACGAAGAAGACATGGCTGTGACACACGCTCTGGCCCCGCGCCTCGCGTACTTCGCGGCGGTCGCCCGGCACGAGCACGTCACGCGCGCCGCGCAGGAGCTGGGCGTTCCGCAGTCCACCCTGTCGCGGGCCATGGTCCGGCTCGAACAGGACCTGGGCGTCACGCTGTTCGCCCGCAAGGGCCGTACGGTCGCGCTCACCACCGCCGGCCGCACCTTCCTGGCCTCGGCGGAGCGCTCGCTGGCCGAGATCGCCCGCGCCGCCGGTTCCGTACAGCGGGACGCGGACCCGTCCTTCGGCAAGGTCGCCTTCGGGTTCCTGCACACCCTGGGCTCCGAGACCGTGCCGGGCCTGATCCGGGCCTTCCGGGCCGACCATCCGGGCGTGCGGTTCTCCCTGGTCCAGAACTACGGCGAGGCCATGCTGGAGAAGCTGCGGGCCGGGGAGCTCGACCTCTGCCTGACCTCGCCGGTGCCCGACGCCCCGGACCTGGTGGCCCGCCGGCTCGACGAGCAGCGGCTGCGGCTGGTGGTACCCGACGACCACCGGCTCGCGGGGCGCAAGCGGATCCGCCTCGCGGAGGCCGCCGAGGAAACCTTCGTCACCCTGGAGCCGGGCTACGGTCTGCGCCGCATCACCGACGACCTGTGCGCGGAGGCCGGGTTCACGCCCCGGGTGGCGTTCGAGGGGGAGGAGGCCGAGACCCTGCGGGGGCTCGTCGCGGCCGGTCTCGGCGTCGCGCTGCTGCCGCCGCCCGCGGTGGCCCGGCCGGGGGTCGTCGAGCTGACGGTCACCGCCCCGCGGGCCGTCCGCGAGATCGGGGTGGCCTGGCTCGACGGGCATCCGGACACACCGCCGGTGGCGGAGTTCAAGCGGTTCCTGCTGTCCCGTCGGGGGCGTCTGATCCCGGAGCTCCAGCCGGGTTCGTGA